The sequence CGTCCTTGGGCAACCAACTACGAGCCTTGGATGACTCAGATTCCAACGCTTCGTTGTCCTTCGGACCCCAGCGTTCCTCCTCCGGGAATGGCTCGTACAAACTACGCAGCCAACATCGGTGATTCGACTGACTGGGTGAACCACGGTTTCTGGCGTTGGCAGAACAACACCTGGAACCAAGGCCACATCGCGAACGCGAACGCAAGCAACCGCGGCTTCTTCTACAACCGCAAGTACATGAAGTTCCGTGACGTTCTTGATGGTCTGTCCAACACCATTGCCGCTGGCGAAATCGCCAACAGCTTGGGTGACCGTGACATCCGAACCGATCCTTACTACGGCATCGGCTGGAATAACATCCACGGTCGTGGCGGTTCGAGCGGACCGAGCAGCTGTGTCGATGCGAACTTGATCGATCCAGAACGCCCCGGCTTCTGGGATCCATCGGTCGGTAACACCAACCCCGGTTTGCGTAACAACAACTGGAAACGTGGTTACCGCTGGTGCGACTCGGTTCCTGTTTACACCAGTATCACCACAATCTTGCCACCAAACCGCGAAGTCTGCATGGGCGGCGGCGGCGACTTCGACACCGGTGTTGAACCACCAAGTAGCCGTCACCAAGGTGGTGCACACGTCCTGATGGGCGACGGTGCGGTTGTCTTCATGACCGATTCGGTCGAAGCCGGTGATCCACGTCACCCAGTGGTCCAAAACCATGGTGCGACCAACTCAGCGTACCCAGGTTCATCACCCGGATCGAAAAGCCCATACGGCCTTTGGGGTGCTCTTGGTACTCGTGCCAGCAACGAAGTTGTTGAAGAAGCGTTGAACCAGTAAGTTCAATTTGTTTCTGATATCAATCATGCTACCCTGCGTGTCCATGCCGACACGCAGGGTTTTTTAGTCGACTGAGTCAACGATGCGATCTGCAACTTTTGCCAACCTAACGATCATTGCCCTGTTCATCCTGGGCTCGATCGCTTGTGATCGCAAACAGGTGAACCTTTTACAGAATCCTGACTCCGCAGCAAGTTCGACGCATCGGAGCAGCTCTGCGATACAAGGCAACGGGAAAACGGCAAAACACGGTTCGATCGATGACAGCCAACAATTGCTTTCCGAAGCGAAACAACTGATCAACCGGGGTGACTTTGCGGGCGCCGAAACCAAGCTACAGCAGCGATTGCTCGACAACGCTGACGCTGCTGATGCGAAACGGATGCTCGCTCAGGTCTTCGCCCGGAAAGGTCAATTCGAATCGGCTGCAGAACTACTGCTAGAGCTTTCCGAATCGGTGCCGTCGGAGTCTGTCGCACTGCAAATGCAGGCCGCCGAACTGCTTCTGTCCATTGATCCAATGCGTTCAATTCAAATCGCAAGTCAGTTGGTTCAACAGCATCCGGACCATGATGTCGCGAGGCGACTCTATGCAGGATTGCTGAACGAACAAGGCTTTCGCTTCGACGCCAATGAGCAGCTAAGACGACTCGCCGGACGAACCGCACTTTCGACTCGTGAGCTAATCGGTCTCGTCAATCCACTGTTAACCTGGGTTCAGTTTTCCACCAAACCGGACATCAGCGACGACGAACTTCTGAATCAAACCGGTGTCCTGAATGTTGTCGCGGCATTGCGGGCCAATGGTGATGTTCGAGAAGCACGTCAGGCTCTTC comes from Stieleria sp. JC731 and encodes:
- a CDS encoding DUF1559 domain-containing protein; this translates as MKGKPVRTAGFTLVELLVVIAIIGILVGLLLPAVQAAREAARRMSCSNNFKQIGLALHNYHSAFKNLPAQAGGTFHATSNGNPGGTDFTDNNRRRLSWLVPLTPFMEQQGLWDKVRSAYDANGDGSLDFPPNGPRPWATNYEPWMTQIPTLRCPSDPSVPPPGMARTNYAANIGDSTDWVNHGFWRWQNNTWNQGHIANANASNRGFFYNRKYMKFRDVLDGLSNTIAAGEIANSLGDRDIRTDPYYGIGWNNIHGRGGSSGPSSCVDANLIDPERPGFWDPSVGNTNPGLRNNNWKRGYRWCDSVPVYTSITTILPPNREVCMGGGGDFDTGVEPPSSRHQGGAHVLMGDGAVVFMTDSVEAGDPRHPVVQNHGATNSAYPGSSPGSKSPYGLWGALGTRASNEVVEEALNQ